One region of Skermanella mucosa genomic DNA includes:
- the rplJ gene encoding 50S ribosomal protein L10, which produces MDRTQKEETVAALHSALQDTGLVVVTQQSGMTVAEVTDLRRKMRAAGASFKVTKNRLARIALKGTQFEGLDGLFKGPTAVAYSKDPVAAAKVAADYAKGNDKFKIVGGSLGTQTLDVEGVKALASLPSLDELRGKLLGMINTPATRIAGVLQAPGGQVARVLAAYADAQNKQDEAA; this is translated from the coding sequence GTGGACCGCACTCAGAAGGAAGAGACGGTCGCGGCGTTGCACTCTGCGTTGCAGGACACCGGTCTCGTCGTCGTCACCCAGCAGAGCGGGATGACGGTGGCCGAGGTGACGGACCTGCGCCGCAAGATGCGCGCTGCGGGCGCCAGCTTCAAGGTGACGAAGAACCGGCTCGCTCGCATCGCCCTCAAGGGTACGCAGTTCGAAGGTTTGGACGGGTTGTTCAAGGGGCCGACCGCGGTCGCCTACTCGAAGGACCCGGTCGCGGCCGCCAAGGTGGCCGCCGACTATGCCAAGGGCAACGACAAGTTCAAGATTGTCGGCGGCTCTCTCGGCACCCAGACCCTCGACGTCGAAGGTGTCAAGGCGCTCGCGTCCTTGCCGTCGCTCGACGAGCTGCGCGGCAAGCTCCTGGGCATGATCAACACTCCCGCGACCCGTATCGCAGGCGTGCTTCAGGCTCCGGGTGGCCAGGTGGCCCGCGTTCTCGCGGCCTATGCCGACGCCCAGAACAAGCAGGACGAGGCGGCGTAA
- the rplL gene encoding 50S ribosomal protein L7/L12: MADLAKLVDDLSALTVLEAAELSKMLEEKWGVSAAAPVAAAAAAPAAAAAPVEEQTEFNVILSAAGEKKINVIKEVRAITGLGLKEAKDLVEGAPKAVKEAVSKDEAAKIKKQLEEAGATVDIK; encoded by the coding sequence ATGGCTGATCTGGCCAAGCTGGTTGACGACCTGTCCGCTCTGACCGTCCTCGAGGCGGCCGAGCTGTCGAAGATGCTCGAAGAGAAGTGGGGCGTTTCCGCCGCCGCTCCGGTGGCCGCCGCTGCCGCCGCCCCGGCCGCCGCCGCCGCGCCGGTCGAAGAGCAGACCGAGTTCAACGTGATCCTCTCCGCCGCCGGCGAGAAGAAGATCAACGTCATCAAGGAAGTCCGCGCCATCACCGGCCTGGGCCTCAAGGAGGCGAAGGACTTGGTGGAAGGCGCGCCGAAGGCGGTCAAGGAGGCCGTGTCCAAGGACGAGGCCGCCAAGATCAAAAAACAGCTTGAAGAAGCGGGCGCGACGGTCGACATTAAGTAA
- the rpoB gene encoding DNA-directed RNA polymerase subunit beta — protein MAKSFTGRKRVRMSFGRIPEVTRMPNLIEVQRSSYDHFLQMDVPPERRGNVGLQEVFRSVFPIKDFSDRAVLDFVKYELEQPKYDVEECQQRGMTFAAPLKVTLRLSVFDVEEETGLRSIRDIKEQDVYMGDMPLMTANGTFVINGTERVIVSQMHRSPGVFFDHDKGKTHSSGKYLFAARVIPYRGSWLDFEFDAKDLVFVRIDRRRKLPATTLLFALDSAETAALREERGAQGLQPYEAQGMSKEEILGTFYDSIVYERAANGWKTPFNADRMKGIKLVGDLIDAKTGAVMAEAGTKMTPRAIRKLVDQGLEEQLVATEELAGRYLAADLINEKTGEVYHEAGDELSLVDIEKLEKAGISSIPVLAIDHINVGSYIRNTMAADRNASREDALIDIYRVMRPGEPPTLESAEALFNGLFFDQERYDLSAVGRVKMNARLGFKTDDQVRVLRKEDILSILKVLVELKDGRGEIDDIDHLGNRRVRSVGELMENQYRVGLLRMERAIRERMSSVEIDTVMPHDLINAKPAAAAVREFFGSSQLSQFMDQTNPLSEITHKRRLSALGPGGLTRERAGFEVRDVHPTHYGRICPIETPEGPNIGLINSLATYARVNQYGFIESPYRKVVDGKVTDEVVYLSAMEEGRYTVAQANAELNEDGSFVEDLVSCRQGGEYLMFRPEAISLIDVSPKQLVSVAAALIPFLENDDANRALMGSNMQRQAVPLIQSDAPLVGTGMEATVARDSGVAIAARRSGVIDQVDATRIVIRATEETNTAAPGVDIYNLLKFQRSNQNTCITQRPLVRVGDRVQAGDIIADGPSTQLGELALGRNVLVAFMPWNGYNFEDSILISERIVSDDVFTSIHIEEFEVMARDTKLGQEEITRDIPNVGEEALKNLDEAGIVYIGAEVKPGDILVGKVTPKGESPMTPEEKLLRAIFGEKASDVRDTSLRLPPGVAGTIVEVRVFSRRGVDKDERAMAIERAEIERLAKDRDDERKILERSFYGRLRELLIGQKAVSGPKGFRTGSDITEADLAPLTGGQTRQISVENEQVMETIEQVGKVFDDSIDALQARFENKVEKLQRGDELPPGVMKMVKVFVAVKRKLQPGDKMAGRHGNKGVISKIIPKEDMPFLEDGRQVDIVLNPLGVPSRMNVGQILETHLGWAAAGLGRQIDQMVQTYRSAAKRSSDDGMTKVIAELKDKLKAVYGKAYDTDIADLSDKELLELAGNLRIGVPFATPVFDGAREDDICRMLEMAGLDQSGQSTLVDGRTGEAFDRKVTVGYIYMLKLHHLVDDKIHARSIGPYSLVTQQPLGGKAQFGGQRFGEMEVWALEAYGAAYTLQEMLTVKSDDVSGRTKVYEAIVRGDDNFEAGIPESFNVLVKELRSLGLNVELNQRAY, from the coding sequence ATGGCCAAATCCTTTACGGGACGTAAGCGTGTTCGCATGAGCTTCGGGAGGATCCCCGAGGTAACCCGCATGCCAAACCTCATCGAGGTGCAGCGGAGCTCCTACGATCACTTCCTCCAGATGGACGTCCCGCCCGAACGCCGCGGCAATGTGGGTCTGCAGGAGGTGTTCCGGTCTGTTTTCCCGATCAAGGACTTCTCCGACCGCGCCGTGCTCGACTTCGTGAAGTACGAGCTGGAACAGCCGAAATACGACGTTGAAGAGTGCCAGCAGCGCGGGATGACCTTCGCGGCGCCGCTGAAGGTAACCCTGCGCCTCAGCGTCTTCGACGTCGAGGAGGAAACCGGTCTCCGTTCGATCCGCGACATCAAGGAGCAGGACGTCTACATGGGCGACATGCCCCTGATGACGGCCAACGGCACCTTCGTGATCAACGGCACCGAGCGCGTCATCGTCAGCCAGATGCACCGCAGCCCCGGCGTCTTCTTCGACCACGACAAGGGCAAGACCCACAGCTCCGGCAAGTACCTGTTCGCCGCCCGCGTCATCCCCTACCGCGGTTCCTGGCTGGACTTCGAGTTCGACGCCAAGGACCTCGTGTTCGTCCGTATCGACCGCCGCCGCAAGCTGCCGGCCACCACGCTGCTGTTCGCCCTGGACAGCGCGGAAACGGCCGCCCTGCGCGAGGAGCGCGGAGCCCAGGGCCTGCAGCCCTACGAGGCCCAGGGCATGTCGAAGGAGGAGATCCTCGGCACCTTCTACGACAGCATCGTCTACGAGCGGGCCGCCAACGGCTGGAAGACCCCGTTCAATGCCGATCGCATGAAGGGCATCAAGCTGGTCGGCGACCTGATCGACGCCAAGACCGGCGCGGTGATGGCCGAGGCCGGCACCAAGATGACCCCGCGGGCGATCCGCAAGCTGGTCGACCAGGGCCTGGAAGAGCAGCTCGTCGCGACCGAGGAGCTGGCCGGACGTTACCTGGCCGCCGACCTGATCAACGAGAAGACCGGCGAAGTCTACCACGAGGCCGGCGACGAGCTGTCGCTGGTCGACATCGAGAAGCTGGAAAAGGCCGGGATCAGCTCGATTCCCGTGCTGGCGATCGACCATATCAATGTCGGCTCGTACATCCGCAACACGATGGCGGCGGACCGCAACGCGTCCCGCGAGGACGCGCTGATCGACATCTACCGGGTCATGCGCCCGGGCGAGCCGCCGACCCTGGAGTCCGCCGAGGCGCTGTTCAACGGCCTGTTCTTCGACCAGGAGCGCTACGACCTGTCCGCGGTCGGCCGCGTCAAGATGAACGCGCGCCTGGGCTTCAAGACCGACGACCAGGTGCGGGTGCTCCGTAAGGAAGACATCCTCTCGATCCTCAAGGTCCTGGTCGAGCTCAAGGACGGCCGGGGCGAGATCGACGACATCGACCATCTGGGCAACCGCCGGGTCCGCTCGGTCGGCGAGCTGATGGAGAACCAGTACCGTGTCGGCCTGCTGCGCATGGAGCGGGCGATCCGCGAGCGCATGAGCTCGGTCGAGATCGACACGGTCATGCCGCACGACCTGATCAACGCCAAGCCGGCGGCCGCCGCCGTGCGCGAGTTCTTCGGGTCGTCGCAGCTCTCCCAGTTCATGGACCAGACCAATCCGCTGTCGGAGATCACCCACAAGCGGCGCCTGTCGGCCCTCGGGCCGGGCGGCCTGACCCGCGAGCGTGCCGGCTTCGAGGTGCGCGACGTCCACCCGACCCACTATGGCCGGATCTGCCCGATCGAGACGCCGGAAGGCCCGAACATCGGCCTGATCAACTCGCTGGCCACCTACGCCCGCGTCAACCAGTACGGTTTCATCGAGAGCCCGTACCGGAAGGTCGTGGACGGCAAGGTGACGGACGAGGTGGTCTATCTCTCGGCGATGGAGGAGGGCCGCTACACGGTCGCCCAGGCCAACGCCGAGCTGAACGAGGACGGCAGCTTCGTGGAGGACCTGGTGTCCTGCCGCCAGGGCGGCGAGTACCTGATGTTCCGCCCCGAGGCGATCAGCCTGATCGACGTGTCGCCCAAGCAGCTCGTTTCCGTCGCCGCGGCGCTGATCCCGTTCCTGGAGAACGACGACGCCAACCGCGCGCTGATGGGCTCGAACATGCAGCGGCAGGCGGTGCCCCTGATCCAGTCCGACGCGCCGCTGGTCGGCACGGGCATGGAAGCGACCGTCGCCCGGGATTCGGGCGTGGCGATCGCGGCCCGCCGGTCGGGCGTGATCGACCAGGTCGACGCCACCCGCATCGTGATCCGCGCCACCGAGGAGACCAACACGGCCGCCCCCGGTGTCGATATCTACAACCTGCTGAAGTTCCAGCGGTCGAACCAGAACACCTGCATCACCCAGCGTCCGCTGGTGCGCGTGGGTGACCGGGTGCAGGCCGGCGACATCATCGCCGACGGCCCCTCGACCCAGCTGGGCGAGCTGGCCCTGGGCCGGAACGTGCTGGTCGCGTTCATGCCCTGGAACGGCTACAACTTCGAAGATTCGATCCTGATCTCCGAGCGGATCGTGAGCGACGACGTCTTCACCTCGATCCATATCGAGGAGTTCGAGGTCATGGCCCGCGACACCAAGCTTGGCCAGGAGGAGATCACCCGCGACATCCCGAACGTCGGCGAAGAGGCCCTGAAGAACCTCGACGAGGCGGGCATCGTCTATATCGGTGCCGAGGTGAAGCCGGGCGACATCCTGGTCGGCAAGGTGACTCCGAAGGGCGAAAGCCCGATGACGCCGGAAGAGAAGCTGCTGCGCGCCATCTTCGGCGAGAAGGCGTCCGACGTGCGCGACACGTCGCTGCGCCTGCCGCCCGGCGTCGCCGGCACCATCGTCGAGGTCCGAGTCTTCTCCCGCCGCGGCGTGGACAAGGACGAGCGCGCGATGGCGATCGAGCGCGCCGAGATCGAGCGTCTGGCCAAGGACCGCGACGACGAGCGCAAGATCCTGGAGCGCAGCTTCTACGGCCGCCTCCGCGAGCTCCTGATCGGCCAGAAGGCCGTCAGCGGCCCCAAGGGCTTCCGCACCGGATCGGACATCACCGAAGCCGATCTCGCCCCCCTGACCGGCGGCCAGACCCGCCAGATCAGCGTCGAGAACGAGCAGGTGATGGAGACCATCGAGCAGGTCGGCAAGGTGTTCGACGACTCGATCGACGCCCTGCAGGCCCGGTTCGAGAACAAGGTCGAGAAGCTGCAGCGCGGCGACGAGCTGCCGCCCGGCGTGATGAAGATGGTCAAGGTCTTCGTCGCGGTGAAGCGCAAGCTCCAGCCGGGCGACAAGATGGCCGGCCGGCACGGCAACAAGGGCGTGATCTCCAAGATCATTCCCAAGGAGGACATGCCGTTCCTGGAAGACGGCCGTCAGGTCGACATCGTGCTGAACCCGCTGGGCGTGCCGTCGCGCATGAATGTCGGGCAGATCCTGGAGACCCACCTGGGCTGGGCCGCGGCCGGGCTCGGGCGCCAGATCGACCAGATGGTCCAGACCTACCGTTCGGCGGCCAAGCGCAGCTCCGACGACGGCATGACCAAGGTCATCGCCGAGCTGAAGGACAAGCTGAAGGCGGTCTACGGCAAGGCCTACGACACCGATATCGCCGACCTGTCGGACAAGGAACTGCTGGAGCTGGCCGGTAACCTGCGGATCGGCGTCCCCTTCGCGACCCCGGTCTTCGACGGCGCGCGGGAGGACGACATCTGCCGCATGCTGGAGATGGCGGGCCTGGACCAGTCGGGCCAGAGCACGCTGGTCGACGGCCGGACCGGCGAGGCGTTCGACCGCAAGGTGACCGTCGGCTACATCTACATGCTGAAGCTGCACCACCTGGTGGACGACAAGATCCACGCCCGGTCGATCGGCCCCTACAGCCTGGTCACCCAGCAGCCGCTGGGCGGAAAGGCCCAGTTCGGCGGGCAGCGGTTCGGCGAGATGGAGGTCTGGGCGCTGGAAGCCTACGGTGCCGCCTACACCTTGCAGGAAATGCTCACGGTCAAGTCCGACGACGTGTCCGGCCGTACCAAGGTCTACGAGGCGATCGTCCGCGGCGACGACAACTTCGAGGCCGGTATCCCGGAATCGTTCAACGTCCTGGTCAAGGAGCTGCGTTCGCTCGGCTTGAATGTCGAGCTGAACCAACGGGCCTACTGA
- the rplA gene encoding 50S ribosomal protein L1, whose translation MARIGKRLKNAYQGIDRDGFMPLEDALRLIKSKATAKFDETIEVAMNLGIDPRHADQMVRGMVTLPNGTGKTVRVAVFARANKAEEALAAGADIVGADDLAEKIQAGEINFDRCIATPDMMAVVGKLGKILGPRGLMPNPKLGTVTPNVTEAVKAAKGGSVEFRAEKTGIVHAGVGKASFSDDALLENIRAFVGAINRAKPTGAKGQYIEKIALSSTMGPGVKLDLSTIAAAGTTANA comes from the coding sequence ATGGCACGTATCGGAAAGCGTCTCAAGAACGCCTACCAGGGCATCGACCGCGACGGCTTCATGCCGCTGGAAGACGCCCTTCGGCTGATCAAGTCCAAGGCGACCGCCAAGTTCGACGAGACCATCGAGGTCGCGATGAACCTGGGCATCGACCCCCGCCACGCCGACCAGATGGTCCGCGGCATGGTCACCCTGCCGAACGGCACCGGCAAGACCGTGCGCGTCGCGGTGTTCGCCCGCGCCAACAAGGCCGAGGAGGCCCTGGCGGCCGGGGCCGACATCGTCGGCGCGGATGATCTGGCCGAGAAGATCCAGGCCGGCGAGATCAACTTCGACCGTTGCATCGCCACCCCGGACATGATGGCCGTGGTCGGCAAGCTCGGCAAGATCCTGGGTCCGCGCGGCCTGATGCCGAACCCGAAGCTGGGCACGGTGACCCCGAACGTGACCGAGGCCGTCAAGGCGGCCAAGGGCGGTTCGGTGGAGTTCCGCGCCGAAAAGACCGGCATCGTGCATGCCGGCGTCGGCAAGGCCAGCTTCAGCGACGACGCGCTGCTAGAGAACATCCGGGCCTTCGTCGGCGCGATCAACCGCGCCAAGCCGACGGGCGCCAAGGGCCAGTACATCGAGAAGATCGCGCTCAGCTCGACCATGGGTCCGGGCGTGAAGCTGGATCTCTCGACCATCGCCGCGGCGGGCACCACCGCCAACGCGTAA
- the rplK gene encoding 50S ribosomal protein L11 produces the protein MAKKIIGYIKLQVPAGKANPSPPIGPALGQRGLNIMEFCKAFNARTADLEVGMPIPVVITAFGDRTFTFVTKTPPATYFIKKAAGIAKGSQTTGKGFIGQISMDQIREIAQTKMVDLNANDVDGAAKMIAGSARSMGLEVVE, from the coding sequence ATGGCAAAGAAGATTATCGGCTACATCAAGCTCCAGGTGCCGGCCGGCAAGGCAAACCCGTCGCCGCCGATCGGTCCGGCGCTGGGTCAGCGCGGCCTGAACATCATGGAGTTCTGCAAGGCGTTCAACGCGCGGACCGCGGACCTGGAAGTCGGCATGCCGATCCCGGTCGTGATCACCGCGTTCGGCGACCGTACCTTCACCTTCGTCACGAAGACCCCGCCCGCGACCTACTTCATCAAGAAGGCCGCCGGGATCGCCAAGGGCTCGCAGACGACCGGCAAGGGCTTCATCGGCCAGATCTCGATGGATCAGATCCGCGAGATCGCGCAGACGAAGATGGTCGACCTCAACGCCAACGACGTTGACGGCGCCGCCAAGATGATCGCGGGCTCCGCCCGTTCCATGGGCCTGGAAGTGGTGGAGTAA